One Nostocoides sp. HKS02 genomic window carries:
- the dprA gene encoding DNA-processing protein DprA has protein sequence MSRLQISVPAGDRAARVAWARLVEPRDRQALELIAALGPEDALHAVDLDDRLGQRMLPRVETLDVSRDLEIARHLGARIVVPGDAQWPRGFDSLIDPPLCLWLRGPLDLAAESERSVSIVGARAATQYGLRQAADLAAGVAERGFAVVSGAAYGIDGAAHRGALGVEGSTIAFTAGGIDRPYPRGHDDLFAQLWRDGLVVTDVPPGAAPTAVRFIARNRMIATLSQGTLVVEAGLRSGSLNTARTANETNRVVCALPGSVESAVSAGCHQLIRDGEAVLVTDAAEVVELVGRMGEVVAAKRGPVRSGDDHDEAHRGVYAALPVRKPAPVEDIARRCGQSLGEVRAALGVLELSGLARRSVANEWSKAGRRR, from the coding sequence ATGAGCCGGCTTCAGATCAGCGTGCCCGCTGGGGACCGCGCGGCTCGCGTCGCGTGGGCTCGACTCGTCGAGCCCCGCGACCGGCAAGCCCTCGAGCTCATCGCCGCCCTCGGGCCCGAGGATGCGTTGCACGCGGTGGACCTCGATGACCGGCTCGGGCAGCGGATGCTCCCACGGGTCGAAACCCTCGATGTCAGCCGTGACCTCGAGATCGCCCGCCACCTCGGCGCCCGGATCGTCGTCCCCGGCGATGCGCAGTGGCCGCGGGGCTTCGACTCGCTCATCGACCCGCCGCTGTGTCTCTGGCTGCGCGGGCCCCTCGACCTCGCCGCTGAGAGCGAGCGCAGTGTGTCGATCGTCGGGGCCCGAGCCGCCACCCAGTACGGCCTGCGTCAGGCCGCTGACCTCGCGGCAGGCGTCGCCGAGCGGGGCTTCGCCGTGGTGTCTGGCGCCGCCTACGGCATCGACGGCGCCGCGCACCGCGGAGCGCTGGGCGTCGAGGGCAGCACCATCGCGTTCACCGCGGGTGGCATCGACCGGCCGTATCCGCGGGGCCATGACGACCTGTTCGCGCAGCTGTGGCGCGACGGGTTGGTGGTCACCGACGTGCCCCCGGGCGCGGCTCCCACAGCGGTGCGGTTCATCGCCCGCAACCGGATGATTGCCACGCTCAGCCAGGGCACGCTGGTCGTCGAGGCCGGTCTGCGCTCGGGCTCGCTGAACACCGCACGCACTGCCAACGAGACCAACCGGGTCGTCTGTGCGCTCCCGGGCTCGGTGGAGTCGGCGGTGTCAGCCGGGTGCCACCAGCTGATCCGTGACGGGGAGGCCGTGCTCGTGACCGATGCCGCCGAGGTCGTCGAGCTCGTCGGCCGGATGGGCGAGGTGGTCGCGGCGAAGCGCGGGCCGGTTCGGTCGGGCGACGACCACGACGAGGCGCATCGGGGGGTCTACGCGGCGCTGCCGGTCCGCAAGCCGGCGCCGGTGGAGGACATCGCCCGGCGCTGTGGTCAGAGCCTGGGCGAGGTCCGGGCGGCGCTGGGCGTGCTCGAGCTCTCCGGACTCGCCCGCCGCAGTGTGGCCAACGAGTGGTCGAAAGCGGGTCGGCGGCGGTAG
- a CDS encoding M13 family metallopeptidase, with protein sequence MRSGILPGHRDDAVRPQDDLFSHANGTWVRETQIPADRGRYGTFDILREQSDERVRGLIEQAAADTEAEPGSLTRKVGDLYRAFMDEARVEELGRTPIDADLAQVAGARTVEELFGLAGRLQRQGCPGPLGMGVAPDAKSPDQYVLYVGQAGLGMPDESYYREERHEAIRAAYLPHVARMLALAGIGEGATAPGSPAARVVALETRLAAHHWDNVATRDAVKSYNPFTWAELEATAPKVPWTAYVEELGARAAFERVVVGQPDFLAGLSEAVAEVPLEDWQAWLAFHVVESAAPLLSAEFVDAEFDFSGRVVSGLPANRERWKRGVTLVEGAIGEAVGQLYAAQYFPPEAKARMLELVANLVEAFRRSFEGLDWMGPQTRAQALEKLASFTPKVGYPDTWRDYSALVVDDDLVGTVRRASEFELERQLGQLGGPIDRDEWMMLPQAVNAYYHPLLNEIVFPAGILQPPFFDPEADDAVNYGGIGAVIGHEIGHGFDDQGSRFDASGALRDWWTAEDRARFDERTQALIAQFSELSPLAAPEGKVNGALTVGENIGDLGGLAIGFSAYRIATEDHDTPVLEGLTGPQRFFLGWAQVWSGKARPEEARRLLAVDPHSPTEVRANAVRNCDEFHEAFGVQEGDGMWLAPELRVRIF encoded by the coding sequence ATGAGGTCCGGCATCCTCCCCGGTCACCGCGACGACGCGGTGCGCCCCCAAGACGACCTGTTCAGCCACGCCAACGGCACGTGGGTGCGCGAGACGCAGATCCCGGCTGACCGGGGGCGCTACGGCACCTTCGACATCCTGCGCGAGCAGTCCGACGAGCGCGTCCGGGGCCTCATCGAGCAGGCCGCGGCCGACACCGAGGCCGAACCGGGGTCGCTGACCCGCAAGGTCGGCGACCTCTACCGCGCGTTCATGGACGAGGCCAGGGTCGAGGAGCTGGGTCGCACGCCGATCGACGCCGACCTCGCCCAGGTCGCGGGCGCCCGCACGGTCGAGGAGCTGTTCGGGCTCGCCGGCCGCCTCCAGCGGCAGGGCTGTCCCGGCCCGCTGGGCATGGGCGTGGCCCCCGACGCCAAGTCACCCGACCAGTACGTCCTCTACGTCGGCCAGGCCGGTCTCGGCATGCCGGACGAGTCCTACTACCGCGAGGAGCGCCACGAGGCGATCCGCGCGGCCTACCTGCCCCATGTGGCGCGCATGCTCGCCCTCGCCGGCATCGGCGAGGGTGCCACCGCCCCCGGGTCGCCGGCCGCCCGCGTTGTCGCCCTCGAGACCCGCCTCGCGGCCCACCACTGGGACAACGTGGCCACCCGAGACGCCGTGAAAAGCTACAACCCGTTCACCTGGGCCGAGCTCGAGGCCACCGCGCCGAAGGTGCCGTGGACGGCATACGTCGAGGAGCTGGGCGCCCGAGCGGCTTTCGAGCGGGTCGTCGTCGGGCAGCCGGACTTCCTCGCGGGGCTCTCCGAGGCGGTCGCCGAGGTTCCGCTCGAGGACTGGCAGGCGTGGCTCGCCTTCCACGTGGTCGAGTCCGCGGCGCCGCTGCTGAGCGCCGAGTTCGTCGACGCCGAGTTCGACTTCTCCGGGCGGGTCGTGTCGGGCCTCCCGGCCAACCGTGAGCGCTGGAAGCGTGGCGTCACCCTCGTCGAGGGCGCCATCGGTGAGGCCGTCGGTCAGCTGTATGCCGCACAGTACTTCCCGCCCGAGGCCAAGGCGCGCATGCTCGAGCTCGTCGCCAACCTCGTCGAGGCGTTCCGCCGCTCCTTCGAGGGCTTGGACTGGATGGGTCCGCAGACCCGGGCTCAGGCCTTGGAGAAGCTCGCGTCCTTCACGCCCAAGGTGGGCTACCCCGACACCTGGCGCGACTACTCCGCCCTGGTCGTCGACGACGACCTCGTCGGCACCGTCCGGCGCGCCAGCGAGTTCGAGCTCGAGCGCCAGCTCGGCCAGCTCGGTGGGCCCATCGACCGCGACGAGTGGATGATGCTGCCGCAGGCGGTCAACGCCTACTACCACCCGCTGCTCAACGAGATCGTGTTCCCCGCTGGGATCCTCCAGCCACCGTTCTTCGACCCTGAGGCCGACGACGCGGTCAACTACGGCGGCATCGGGGCCGTGATCGGCCACGAGATCGGGCACGGGTTCGACGACCAGGGCTCGCGGTTCGACGCCTCGGGCGCGCTGCGCGACTGGTGGACCGCCGAGGACCGCGCCCGGTTCGACGAGCGCACCCAGGCCCTCATCGCCCAGTTCAGCGAGCTCTCGCCGCTGGCCGCGCCCGAGGGCAAGGTCAACGGCGCCCTGACCGTTGGCGAGAACATCGGCGACCTCGGCGGGCTGGCCATCGGGTTCTCCGCCTATCGGATCGCCACCGAGGACCACGACACACCGGTCCTCGAGGGCTTGACCGGCCCGCAGCGGTTCTTCCTGGGCTGGGCCCAGGTGTGGTCAGGCAAGGCCCGGCCCGAGGAGGCTCGCCGGCTGTTGGCCGTCGACCCGCACTCCCCCACCGAGGTGCGCGCCAACGCGGTCCGCAACTGCGACGAGTTCCACGAGGCGTTCGGCGTCCAGGAGGGCGACGGCATGTGGCTCGCGCCCGAGCTGCGGGTCCGCATCTTCTGA
- the rlmN gene encoding 23S rRNA (adenine(2503)-C(2))-methyltransferase RlmN: protein MTTDLPEPTTDRPEPGQLTFAAPRRGKPPRHLADLSPAERKDAVEALGHKGFRAKQLSTHYFERLVDSADDMTDLPKAVRDELVADLLPTLLTPLVQRTADDGATIKSAWRLHDGAIVESVLMRYPKRVTICISSQAGCGMNCPFCATGQAGLTRNMSTAEIVEQVVSAARLLRRGELAGGGEEDREAPLRVSNVVFMGMGEALANYKAAIGAIRRLTDPTPDGLGMSARGITMSTVGLVPAIDKLAGEGIPVTLALSLHAPDDELRNELVPINTRWKVDEALDAAYRYYETTGRRVSIEYALIRDINDHAWRADLLGEKLVARGRGWVHVNPIPLNPTPGSKWTASRRGVEQQFVERLRAHGIPTTIRDTRGQDIDGACGQLAAATA from the coding sequence ATGACCACCGACCTCCCCGAGCCCACGACCGACCGCCCCGAGCCCGGGCAGCTGACCTTCGCGGCGCCCCGACGCGGCAAACCCCCCCGCCACCTCGCCGATCTGTCGCCCGCCGAGCGCAAGGACGCTGTGGAGGCGTTGGGACACAAGGGGTTTCGCGCCAAGCAGCTGTCGACCCACTACTTCGAGCGGCTGGTGGACTCGGCCGACGACATGACCGACCTGCCCAAGGCAGTCCGGGACGAGCTGGTGGCCGACCTGCTCCCCACCCTGCTGACGCCGCTGGTGCAGCGGACCGCGGACGACGGCGCGACCATCAAGTCGGCCTGGCGGCTGCACGACGGGGCCATCGTCGAGTCGGTGCTCATGCGGTACCCCAAGCGCGTCACCATCTGCATCTCGAGCCAGGCCGGGTGCGGCATGAACTGCCCGTTCTGCGCCACCGGCCAGGCGGGCCTCACCCGCAACATGTCGACGGCCGAGATCGTCGAGCAGGTCGTCTCGGCCGCCCGCCTGCTGCGGCGCGGCGAGCTTGCCGGCGGCGGCGAGGAGGACCGCGAGGCGCCGCTGCGCGTCTCCAACGTCGTCTTCATGGGCATGGGAGAGGCCCTGGCCAACTACAAGGCGGCCATCGGAGCGATCCGCCGGCTCACCGACCCCACGCCGGACGGGCTCGGCATGTCGGCGCGCGGCATCACCATGTCGACGGTCGGACTCGTGCCCGCCATCGACAAGCTCGCCGGCGAGGGCATCCCGGTGACGCTGGCCCTGTCGCTGCACGCCCCCGACGACGAGCTGCGCAACGAGCTGGTGCCGATCAACACCCGGTGGAAGGTCGACGAAGCGCTCGATGCGGCCTACCGGTACTACGAGACGACCGGCCGCCGCGTCAGCATCGAGTACGCCCTCATCCGCGACATCAACGACCATGCCTGGCGGGCCGACCTGCTCGGCGAGAAGCTCGTCGCCCGGGGTCGGGGCTGGGTGCACGTCAACCCGATCCCGCTCAACCCGACGCCCGGCTCGAAGTGGACCGCCTCGCGGCGTGGGGTCGAGCAGCAGTTCGTCGAGCGGCTGCGGGCCCACGGCATCCCGACGACCATCCGCGACACCCGCGGACAGGACATCGACGGTGCGTGCGGTCAACTCGCTGCCGCCACTGCCTGA
- a CDS encoding murein hydrolase activator EnvC, with amino-acid sequence MSSWTTFLSPLATLALALASLSSGPLSFGSALVGSASFGSASVGAASVGRSASASPASQPPVRPTGAVPVGRWAWPLVPRPVVLRPFDPPASAYGSGHRGIDLAGRDGQQVRAVAAGTVSHVGVLGGRGTVTVLHPSGVRSTYEPVRGLVTRGQVVAAGEVIGTLTTTGSHCAPDPCLHLGAIRDERYLDPLALVGAGQGAAASPRLNHPHEAAWASGRAASPPVGRVGHSADFTRAGGPDGRTA; translated from the coding sequence ATGAGCTCGTGGACCACCTTCCTGTCGCCGCTGGCGACGCTGGCCCTGGCGCTCGCCTCGCTGTCGTCGGGGCCGCTGTCGTTCGGGTCGGCATTGGTGGGGTCGGCATCGTTCGGGTCGGCATCGGTGGGGGCGGCATCGGTGGGGCGATCAGCGTCGGCGTCACCCGCGTCTCAGCCGCCGGTGCGGCCCACCGGCGCCGTCCCCGTCGGGCGGTGGGCCTGGCCACTGGTCCCCCGGCCCGTGGTCCTGCGCCCGTTCGACCCGCCGGCCAGTGCCTACGGCTCGGGCCATCGCGGCATCGACCTCGCCGGCCGCGATGGGCAGCAGGTTCGGGCCGTTGCGGCGGGGACCGTCAGCCACGTCGGCGTTCTGGGCGGTCGGGGCACGGTGACCGTGCTGCACCCATCGGGGGTGCGCTCGACGTACGAGCCCGTTCGGGGATTGGTCACCCGCGGCCAGGTCGTCGCCGCGGGTGAGGTCATCGGAACCCTCACCACCACGGGCAGCCACTGCGCGCCCGACCCGTGCCTGCACCTCGGGGCGATTCGCGACGAGAGGTATCTCGACCCGTTGGCGCTTGTTGGCGCCGGGCAGGGTGCGGCTGCTTCCCCTCGGCTGAACCACCCACATGAGGCGGCTTGGGCCTCCGGCCGTGCCGCCAGCCCACCCGTGGGCCGGGTCGGCCACTCGGCCGACTTCACGCGCGCGGGTGGGCCTGACGGTAGGACTGCTTGA
- the frr gene encoding ribosome recycling factor: MIEETILEAEEKMEKAVEVAKEDFAGIRTGRATPAMFNKLMVSYYGAPTPLQQLASFQTPEARTILISPFDKSAMHEIEKTLRDSDLGVNPSNDGNVIRCVLPQLTEERRRDYIKLARHKGEDAKVAIRNVRRKAKDELDRLVKDGEVGEDEGNRAEKELDATTKKYVDSVDELLRGKESELLEV, translated from the coding sequence ATGATTGAAGAGACCATCCTCGAGGCCGAGGAGAAGATGGAGAAGGCGGTCGAGGTCGCCAAGGAGGACTTCGCGGGCATCCGCACCGGCCGGGCCACTCCTGCCATGTTCAACAAGCTCATGGTGAGCTACTACGGCGCGCCGACCCCGCTGCAGCAGCTGGCGTCATTCCAGACCCCCGAGGCCCGGACCATCCTCATCAGCCCGTTCGACAAGTCGGCCATGCACGAGATCGAGAAGACCCTGCGCGACTCCGACCTCGGCGTGAACCCCAGCAACGACGGCAACGTCATCCGTTGCGTGCTGCCCCAGCTCACCGAGGAGCGTCGCCGGGACTACATCAAGCTGGCCCGCCACAAGGGCGAGGATGCCAAGGTCGCGATCCGCAACGTCCGGCGCAAGGCCAAGGACGAGCTCGACCGTCTGGTCAAGGACGGCGAGGTCGGCGAGGACGAGGGCAACCGGGCCGAGAAGGAGCTCGACGCCACGACCAAGAAGTACGTCGACTCGGTCGACGAGCTGCTCAGGGGCAAGGAATCCGAGCTGCTGGAGGTCTGA
- the rpsB gene encoding 30S ribosomal protein S2, whose translation MAVVTMRQLLESGVHFGHQTRRWNPKMKRFIMTERNGIYIIDLQQSLTYINNAFEFVKETVAHGGSILFVGTKKQAQEPIAEQATRVGMPYVNHRWLGGMLTNFNTISKRLTRLKELEELDYDNVAGSGYTKKELLIFKREHDKLEKTLGGIRNMAKVPSAVWIVDTKKEHLAVDEARKLGLPVIAILDTNCDPDEVDYKIPGNDDAIRSVTLLTRVIADAVAEGLIARSSGGKGQAEAEGNVAGDEPLAEWERELLGGEAAQTAEAAAPAAGETAAADAPEAVVEAPVEAPAEAPAEAAKAPVEAAAEAPAEAPAEAAVEAPAEAATDADADANA comes from the coding sequence ATGGCCGTCGTTACCATGCGCCAGCTCCTCGAGAGTGGCGTCCACTTCGGGCACCAGACCCGTCGTTGGAACCCCAAGATGAAGCGCTTCATCATGACCGAGCGCAATGGCATCTACATCATCGACCTCCAGCAGTCGCTGACGTACATCAACAACGCGTTCGAGTTCGTCAAGGAGACCGTCGCGCACGGCGGTTCCATCCTCTTCGTCGGCACCAAGAAGCAGGCGCAGGAGCCGATCGCCGAGCAGGCGACCCGCGTCGGCATGCCGTACGTCAACCACCGTTGGCTCGGTGGCATGCTCACCAACTTCAACACGATCTCCAAGCGCCTCACGCGCCTCAAGGAGCTCGAGGAGCTCGACTACGACAACGTCGCGGGCTCGGGCTACACCAAGAAGGAGCTCCTGATCTTCAAGCGGGAGCACGACAAGCTCGAGAAGACCCTCGGCGGCATCCGCAACATGGCCAAGGTTCCCTCGGCCGTGTGGATCGTGGACACCAAGAAGGAGCACCTCGCCGTTGACGAGGCGCGCAAGCTCGGCCTGCCGGTCATCGCCATCCTCGACACCAACTGCGACCCCGACGAGGTCGACTACAAGATCCCGGGCAACGACGACGCGATCCGCTCCGTCACCCTGCTGACCCGCGTCATCGCCGACGCCGTGGCCGAGGGCCTCATCGCCCGCAGCTCGGGCGGCAAGGGCCAGGCCGAGGCTGAGGGCAACGTCGCCGGCGACGAGCCGCTCGCCGAGTGGGAGCGCGAGCTGCTGGGCGGCGAGGCTGCCCAGACCGCCGAGGCTGCTGCACCCGCGGCCGGCGAGACCGCCGCCGCCGACGCCCCCGAGGCCGTCGTCGAGGCACCGGTCGAGGCCCCCGCCGAGGCCCCCGCCGAGGCGGCCAAGGCTCCCGTCGAGGCCGCTGCCGAGGCACCCGCCGAGGCACCTGCCGAGGCTGCTGTCGAGGCACCCGCCGAGGCTGCGACCGACGCCGACGCCGACGCCAACGCCTGA
- a CDS encoding phosphatidate cytidylyltransferase has translation MNIPQSRSARREARREPSGGGSPSPRAATSASRAGRNLPAAIGVGVGLGIVIIGSLVVRKELMLVIIVAAIGVGVWELRRALGQVSIHVPLVPSLVGSVSMILSAYVGGGQALIVTLGLTCVGILLWRVADGVLDAVRDMAGGFFVAVYPSFLAGFAALMLAASDGRARILVFLIVTVLSDVGGYALGVLFGRHPMAPSVSPKKSWEGFAGSVLACVGGGAITVPLMLHGPWWGGALLGACVAVAATVGDLTESTVKRDLGIKDMSTILPGHGGVMDRLDSLVLVAPIAWALLAAVAPAR, from the coding sequence ATGAACATCCCCCAGTCCCGCAGCGCCCGCAGGGAGGCCCGTCGCGAGCCTTCCGGCGGCGGTTCGCCGTCGCCCCGGGCCGCCACGAGCGCCTCCCGGGCCGGACGCAACCTGCCGGCGGCGATCGGCGTCGGGGTGGGTCTGGGCATCGTCATCATCGGCTCGCTGGTGGTCCGCAAGGAGCTGATGCTCGTCATCATCGTCGCGGCCATCGGGGTGGGGGTCTGGGAGCTGCGACGCGCCCTCGGTCAGGTCTCCATCCACGTCCCGCTGGTCCCGAGCCTGGTCGGCAGCGTGAGCATGATCCTGTCCGCCTACGTCGGCGGTGGACAGGCCCTCATCGTCACGCTCGGCCTCACCTGCGTCGGCATCCTGTTGTGGCGAGTGGCCGACGGGGTGCTCGACGCCGTCCGTGACATGGCCGGCGGGTTCTTCGTCGCGGTCTATCCGTCCTTTCTCGCCGGCTTCGCCGCGTTGATGCTCGCGGCCTCCGATGGTCGGGCGCGGATCCTGGTCTTCCTGATCGTCACCGTCCTCAGCGACGTCGGTGGCTACGCGTTGGGCGTTCTGTTCGGGCGGCATCCCATGGCCCCCTCGGTGAGCCCCAAGAAGTCCTGGGAGGGGTTCGCCGGGTCGGTCCTCGCCTGTGTCGGCGGGGGAGCCATCACGGTGCCGCTCATGCTGCACGGCCCCTGGTGGGGCGGCGCGCTGCTGGGCGCCTGTGTCGCCGTCGCGGCGACGGTGGGCGATCTCACCGAGTCGACGGTGAAGCGCGATCTCGGCATCAAGGACATGAGCACGATCCTGCCCGGTCACGGCGGGGTGATGGACCGGCTCGACTCCCTGGTCCTCGTGGCGCCGATCGCGTGGGCGCTGCTCGCCGCGGTCGCCCCTGCGCGCTGA
- a CDS encoding pyridoxal phosphate-dependent aminotransferase, with translation MARPPGKPSLGPFGTTIFAEMTALATEHGAVNLGQGFPDTDGPREMLDAAKAAIDGGRNQYPPGPGVPELLDAIAAHQQRFYGLTVDPRSEVLVTVGATEAIAATILALCEPGDEVVTFEPYYDSYAASIALAGAVRRTSILRFPDFAVDEASLRAAFSPRTRLVLLNTPHNPTGKVFSRDELELVCALAQEFDAWVVTDEVYEHLVFSGAEHVPVATLPGMASRTLSISSAGKTFSATGWKVGWVSGPAEAVSAVRAVKQFLTFVGSGPFQPAVAVALGLADEVYAGLSASLEAKRDLLVAGLRSAGLEVSVPQGTYFVIADAAPLGAVDALEFCRELPARLGVVGVPVSVFHDDADAARTLVRFAFCKRDEVLQQAVDRLRSR, from the coding sequence ATGGCCCGTCCACCCGGCAAACCCTCGCTCGGACCCTTCGGAACGACGATCTTCGCGGAGATGACCGCGCTGGCCACCGAACACGGGGCGGTCAACCTCGGTCAAGGGTTCCCCGACACCGACGGCCCTCGCGAGATGCTCGACGCGGCCAAGGCGGCCATCGACGGCGGGCGCAACCAGTACCCGCCCGGCCCCGGGGTGCCCGAGCTCCTCGACGCGATCGCTGCGCACCAGCAACGGTTCTACGGCCTGACCGTCGACCCGCGCTCAGAGGTCCTGGTGACCGTGGGCGCGACCGAGGCCATCGCAGCCACGATCCTCGCGCTGTGCGAGCCGGGTGACGAGGTCGTGACGTTCGAGCCCTACTACGACTCCTACGCCGCGTCGATCGCGCTGGCGGGGGCGGTGCGCCGCACCTCGATCCTGCGGTTCCCCGACTTCGCGGTCGACGAGGCGTCGCTGCGGGCGGCCTTCTCGCCGCGGACCCGGCTGGTGCTGCTCAACACGCCCCACAACCCGACGGGCAAGGTGTTCAGCCGGGACGAGCTGGAGCTGGTCTGTGCCCTCGCGCAGGAGTTCGACGCCTGGGTGGTCACCGACGAGGTCTACGAGCACCTCGTGTTCTCGGGAGCCGAGCACGTGCCGGTCGCCACACTGCCGGGGATGGCGTCGCGGACCCTCTCGATCTCGTCGGCGGGCAAGACGTTCTCGGCCACCGGCTGGAAGGTCGGCTGGGTGAGCGGCCCCGCAGAGGCTGTCTCGGCGGTACGCGCGGTGAAGCAGTTCCTGACCTTCGTGGGGTCAGGACCCTTTCAGCCGGCCGTGGCCGTGGCACTGGGGCTCGCCGACGAGGTGTATGCCGGGCTGTCCGCCTCGCTCGAGGCCAAGCGGGACCTGCTCGTGGCGGGGCTGCGGTCGGCGGGGCTCGAGGTGTCCGTGCCGCAGGGGACGTACTTCGTCATCGCAGACGCGGCGCCCCTGGGCGCGGTCGACGCGCTCGAGTTCTGTCGCGAGCTGCCGGCCAGGCTCGGAGTGGTGGGCGTGCCGGTGTCGGTCTTCCACGACGACGCTGACGCGGCCAGGACCCTGGTGCGCTTCGCCTTCTGCAAGCGGGACGAGGTGCTCCAGCAGGCGGTGGACCGGCTCCGGTCCCGATAA
- a CDS encoding YraN family protein, with translation MADQTDPRRIVGEYGERLAARYLEDQGLHIVDRNWRCALGEIDLVAREGDCLVFCEVKTRRSVRFGDPVEAVTPAKAARLRRLAAAWLREHGVRSGRIRIDVVAILRPASGPATVRHLVGVGA, from the coding sequence ATGGCAGACCAGACCGACCCGCGGCGCATCGTGGGGGAGTACGGCGAACGTCTCGCGGCGCGGTACCTCGAGGACCAGGGCCTCCACATCGTCGACCGAAACTGGCGGTGCGCGCTCGGCGAGATCGACCTCGTCGCGCGCGAGGGTGACTGCCTCGTGTTCTGCGAGGTGAAGACTCGGCGCAGCGTGCGGTTCGGTGACCCCGTCGAGGCGGTGACGCCAGCCAAGGCGGCCAGGCTCCGACGGCTCGCGGCCGCGTGGCTGCGAGAGCACGGCGTGCGCTCGGGGCGCATCCGCATCGACGTCGTCGCCATCCTCCGGCCGGCGTCGGGGCCGGCCACGGTGCGCCACCTGGTCGGGGTCGGGGCATGA
- the pyrH gene encoding UMP kinase, with the protein MTAAPEQTPDAQTFSPRRRVLLKLSGEVFGGGKVGLAPDVVRQIARQIAASVREGIQVAVVIGGGNFFRGAELQQQGMDRTRADYMGMLGTVMNCLALQDFLEKEGIETRVQTAIAMGQVAEPYIPRRAIRHLEKGRVVIFGAGAGMPFFSTDTVSAQRALEIKCDAVLMSKNGVDGVYDSDPRTNPNARKLDEISYAEALQQGLRVVDAAAFSLCMDNKLPMVVFGMEGEGNVVKALRGERIGTLVTPG; encoded by the coding sequence GTGACCGCTGCCCCCGAGCAGACCCCCGATGCCCAGACCTTCAGCCCCCGCCGTCGGGTGCTGCTCAAGCTCTCCGGTGAGGTGTTCGGCGGTGGCAAGGTCGGGCTGGCTCCCGATGTCGTGCGCCAGATCGCCCGCCAGATCGCTGCGTCCGTGCGCGAGGGCATCCAGGTCGCCGTCGTCATCGGTGGCGGCAACTTCTTCCGCGGTGCCGAGCTCCAGCAGCAGGGCATGGACCGCACGCGCGCCGACTACATGGGCATGCTCGGCACCGTCATGAACTGCCTGGCCCTGCAGGACTTCCTGGAGAAGGAAGGCATCGAGACCCGCGTGCAGACCGCCATCGCCATGGGCCAGGTCGCCGAGCCCTACATCCCGCGGCGGGCGATCCGGCACCTGGAGAAGGGCCGCGTCGTCATCTTCGGCGCCGGCGCCGGGATGCCGTTCTTCTCCACCGACACGGTGTCGGCCCAGCGGGCCCTCGAGATCAAGTGCGACGCCGTGCTCATGAGCAAGAACGGCGTGGACGGCGTCTACGACTCCGACCCGCGCACGAACCCGAACGCCCGCAAGCTCGACGAGATCAGCTATGCCGAGGCACTGCAGCAGGGGCTTCGGGTCGTCGACGCCGCCGCCTTCAGCCTGTGCATGGACAACAAGCTCCCCATGGTCGTCTTCGGCATGGAGGGCGAAGGCAACGTCGTCAAGGCGCTGCGTGGTGAGAGGATCGGCACGCTGGTCACCCCCGGGTGA
- the tsf gene encoding translation elongation factor Ts, whose translation MANYTAADIKALRESTGAGMLDVKKALDEADGDRAKATEILRVKGLKGVTKREGRTTSNGLVAARADGGVGTLVEVLCETDFVAKSEKFIALADQVLSQAVATGAADADSLLKSTLEDGRTVQELLDDANATMGEKIEVKRVARVEAPVVVSYLHKTSPDLPAQIGVLLGAEGGDEQLARDVAMHIAAFAPSVLTRDEVDAQTVENERRVAEATAKEEGKPEAALPKIVEGRVNGFFKENVLLEQPFAKDAKKSVAKVLEEAGAKATSFARYRVGG comes from the coding sequence ATGGCGAACTACACCGCCGCTGACATCAAGGCCCTGCGCGAGTCCACTGGCGCCGGCATGCTCGACGTCAAGAAGGCGCTCGACGAGGCCGACGGCGACCGTGCCAAGGCCACCGAGATCCTGCGAGTCAAGGGCCTCAAGGGCGTGACCAAGCGCGAGGGGCGTACCACCTCCAACGGCTTGGTTGCCGCTCGCGCCGATGGTGGCGTGGGCACCCTCGTCGAGGTCCTGTGCGAGACGGACTTCGTCGCCAAGAGCGAGAAGTTCATCGCCCTGGCCGACCAGGTGCTCAGCCAGGCCGTCGCCACTGGCGCGGCCGACGCTGACTCGCTGCTCAAGAGCACCCTCGAGGACGGCCGCACCGTCCAGGAGCTGCTCGACGACGCCAACGCGACGATGGGCGAGAAGATCGAGGTCAAGCGGGTCGCACGGGTCGAGGCGCCCGTGGTCGTGTCCTACCTGCACAAGACCAGCCCCGACCTGCCCGCGCAGATCGGTGTGCTCCTCGGCGCCGAAGGTGGCGACGAGCAGCTCGCGCGGGACGTGGCGATGCACATCGCGGCCTTCGCGCCGTCCGTGCTGACCCGCGACGAGGTGGACGCCCAGACGGTCGAGAACGAGCGTCGCGTTGCCGAAGCCACGGCGAAGGAGGAGGGCAAGCCCGAGGCTGCCCTGCCCAAGATCGTCGAGGGCCGCGTCAACGGCTTCTTCAAGGAGAACGTCCTGCTCGAGCAGCCGTTCGCCAAGGACGCCAAGAAGTCCGTCGCGAAGGTGCTCGAGGAGGCCGGCGCCAAGGCCACCTCCTTCGCGCGCTACCGCGTCGGCGGCTGA